The proteins below are encoded in one region of Peribacillus muralis:
- the hemE gene encoding uroporphyrinogen decarboxylase: MSKEITNDTFLKAARGEKTDHVPVWYMRQAGRSQPEYRKLKEKYSLFEITHQPELCAYVTRLPVEQYDVDAAILYKDIMTPLPALGVDVEIKSGIGPVISNPIQSVKDVERLGELNPEEDIPYVLDTIKLLTTEQLSVPLIGFSGAPFTIASYMIEGGPSKNYNRTKAFMYSEPVAWFALMDKLADMIIVYVKSQIKAGVKAIQIFDSWVGALNVEDYRVFIKPIMNRIFSSLREENVPLIMFGVGASHLALEWNDLPIDVVGLDWRLPITEARQMGIHKTVQGNLDPALLLSSWDVIEERAKRILDQGMEKDGYIFNLGHGVFPSVNPETLKRLTSFIHEYSSKRK; encoded by the coding sequence ATGTCTAAGGAAATTACGAATGATACATTTCTAAAAGCTGCTAGAGGAGAAAAAACAGATCATGTGCCTGTTTGGTATATGCGTCAGGCTGGCCGTTCACAGCCGGAATATCGTAAGTTGAAGGAGAAATACTCCCTTTTTGAAATTACCCATCAGCCTGAATTATGCGCTTATGTGACTAGATTGCCCGTCGAGCAATATGATGTTGATGCAGCCATTTTGTATAAAGATATAATGACACCGCTACCAGCCCTAGGAGTGGATGTAGAGATTAAGTCGGGAATCGGTCCTGTCATCTCCAATCCGATCCAATCTGTCAAAGATGTTGAGCGATTAGGGGAATTGAACCCGGAGGAGGACATTCCATACGTATTAGACACAATCAAATTATTGACCACGGAGCAATTGTCCGTGCCTTTGATTGGTTTTTCTGGCGCACCATTTACGATCGCTTCATATATGATCGAAGGAGGTCCTTCCAAAAATTACAATCGGACAAAAGCCTTCATGTACTCCGAGCCTGTGGCCTGGTTTGCATTGATGGATAAATTAGCGGATATGATCATTGTCTATGTTAAGTCCCAAATTAAAGCAGGCGTCAAGGCCATCCAAATCTTTGATTCATGGGTCGGGGCATTGAACGTGGAAGATTATCGTGTTTTCATCAAGCCAATCATGAATCGCATCTTTTCTTCATTACGTGAAGAAAATGTTCCGCTAATCATGTTCGGTGTCGGTGCAAGTCATTTGGCGCTTGAATGGAATGACCTTCCGATAGATGTAGTCGGATTGGACTGGAGACTGCCGATCACAGAAGCAAGACAGATGGGTATACATAAGACGGTTCAAGGTAATCTAGATCCTGCCCTGCTATTATCATCTTGGGATGTCATTGAAGAGCGGGCGAAACGAATCCTTGATCAAGGCATGGAAAAGGATGGATACATTTTTAATCTTGGACATGGGGTTTTCCCTTCCGTAAATCCGGAAACACTGAAGAGGCTAACTTCCTTCATACATGAATATTCATCAAAACGAAAGTGA
- the hemH gene encoding ferrochelatase: MSRKKMGLLVMAYGTPYTEADIERYYTHIRHGRRPSDELIADLKGRYEAIGGLSPLAKITAGQAEDLEKQLNSIQEEIEFKAYLGLKHIEPFVEDAVKQMHDDGIKEAVSIVLAPHFSTFSVKSYNGRAQDEAAKFGDMTITSVESWYDEPKFIQYWVDQVKSVIGRMTSEERDNYALIVSAHSLPEKILQLGDPYPDQLKETAEMIAKGAGVTHYAVGWQSAGQTPEPWLGPDVQDLTRELHQAKGYEAFIYIPVGFVAEHLEVLYDNDYECKVVTDEVGAAYYRPDMPNVKPEFIDALATIILNRLQEN; encoded by the coding sequence ATGTCAAGAAAAAAAATGGGCCTTTTAGTCATGGCTTATGGAACTCCATATACTGAAGCGGATATTGAAAGGTATTATACACATATTCGTCATGGAAGAAGACCGAGCGACGAATTGATTGCGGATCTGAAAGGGCGGTACGAAGCGATAGGCGGATTGTCCCCGCTTGCCAAAATAACGGCTGGACAAGCTGAAGACCTTGAAAAGCAATTGAATTCGATTCAAGAAGAAATCGAATTCAAAGCATACCTAGGATTGAAGCATATTGAACCCTTTGTTGAAGATGCAGTGAAACAAATGCATGATGATGGCATCAAGGAAGCGGTCAGTATTGTATTGGCTCCGCATTTTTCAACCTTCAGTGTCAAGTCTTATAATGGACGTGCACAGGACGAGGCCGCTAAATTCGGTGATATGACGATCACTTCGGTGGAGAGCTGGTACGATGAGCCAAAATTCATTCAATATTGGGTGGATCAAGTGAAATCGGTGATTGGAAGGATGACTTCTGAAGAACGCGATAATTATGCTTTGATCGTGTCGGCGCATAGCCTCCCAGAGAAGATATTGCAGCTGGGGGATCCTTATCCAGATCAACTGAAGGAAACGGCTGAAATGATTGCAAAAGGTGCAGGAGTTACCCATTATGCAGTGGGCTGGCAAAGCGCGGGACAAACGCCAGAACCTTGGTTAGGACCAGATGTGCAGGATTTAACGAGGGAACTTCATCAAGCGAAGGGCTATGAAGCCTTCATCTATATTCCGGTTGGATTTGTAGCTGAGCATCTTGAAGTCCTTTATGATAATGATTATGAATGTAAAGTGGTGACGGATGAAGTCGGTGCGGCATACTACCGTCCGGATATGCCTAACGTAAAGCCGGAGTTCATCGATGCATTGGCGACAATCATCTTAAATCGACTTCAGGAAAATTGA
- a CDS encoding TetR/AcrR family transcriptional regulator encodes MSVDRKKLILEAATKSFSLFGYKATTMDQVAKIANVGKGTIYTFYKNKEELFKEIVQRMIEEMKYEAEQALDEQLSFFENLHRAVFRILEFRQEHQLSLKLLQEEREIGTPAVQEMVNEMEEAVISYIKEKIKIAIDKGYIQPCDPEITAFLMLKMYLALIFDWERNHDPLGKEEIAELFKIYLFKGLSAP; translated from the coding sequence ATGTCTGTTGATCGTAAAAAATTAATTTTGGAAGCCGCGACCAAGTCGTTTTCCCTTTTTGGTTACAAGGCGACGACCATGGACCAAGTCGCTAAAATTGCCAATGTGGGAAAAGGGACCATTTATACGTTTTATAAAAATAAGGAAGAGCTATTCAAAGAAATCGTTCAGCGAATGATAGAGGAAATGAAATATGAGGCTGAACAAGCTTTGGACGAGCAACTTTCCTTTTTTGAAAATCTGCACCGGGCCGTTTTTCGAATTCTGGAGTTCAGGCAGGAACATCAATTATCTTTAAAGCTTCTTCAGGAAGAGCGCGAAATTGGTACCCCGGCCGTTCAGGAAATGGTCAATGAAATGGAAGAAGCAGTCATATCCTACATTAAGGAAAAAATAAAAATAGCGATCGACAAGGGATATATTCAGCCTTGTGATCCAGAAATAACGGCTTTCCTGATGCTAAAAATGTACCTTGCCCTTATCTTTGATTGGGAGAGGAATCATGATCCATTAGGAAAAGAAGAAATTGCCGAACTATTCAAGATATATTTGTTCAAGGGATTATCCGCTCCATAA
- the yhfH gene encoding protein YhfH — MIQSSVEFFKNLPPKQCTDCGKKIDEQHECYGNHCDHCLAGE, encoded by the coding sequence ATGATTCAAAGTAGCGTTGAGTTCTTCAAAAACCTGCCTCCTAAACAATGCACGGATTGCGGAAAAAAAATTGATGAACAGCACGAATGTTATGGAAACCACTGTGACCATTGCCTTGCTGGAGAGTAA
- a CDS encoding MBL fold metallo-hydrolase, giving the protein MKITVIGCWGGYPAKNEASSGYLLEYEDFRILLDCGSGVLSQLQNHMKPEDLGAVVLSHYHPDHVADVGVLQHAALIQKILGSGKGTIPIYGHDLDEAEFGKLTYKDVTKGIAYSANEPLTIGPCTFTFMKTKHPVPCFAMRIEAENHSIVYTGDSSYMDELADFAKDANVLLCECNFYSDMDGSNAGHMTAREAGMLAERADVQLLLLTHLPHYGDLDQLKKEASEVFKREIALAKTNLEFQL; this is encoded by the coding sequence ATGAAAATCACCGTAATTGGCTGCTGGGGCGGATATCCAGCTAAAAATGAGGCAAGCTCAGGCTATTTGCTTGAATATGAAGATTTTCGTATTCTGCTTGATTGTGGCAGCGGTGTACTATCACAGCTGCAAAATCATATGAAGCCCGAAGACTTGGGTGCGGTCGTCTTGTCGCACTATCATCCGGATCATGTAGCGGATGTCGGTGTACTGCAGCACGCTGCACTAATTCAGAAAATATTGGGCAGTGGAAAAGGGACAATCCCGATTTATGGACATGATTTGGATGAAGCTGAATTTGGGAAGTTAACGTATAAAGACGTGACAAAGGGGATCGCTTATTCTGCAAATGAACCGCTAACCATTGGACCGTGTACATTCACATTCATGAAAACGAAGCATCCAGTACCTTGTTTTGCAATGAGGATAGAAGCTGAGAATCATTCGATTGTTTACACAGGTGACAGTTCTTATATGGATGAGCTGGCGGATTTCGCTAAAGATGCCAATGTTCTATTATGTGAATGTAATTTTTACAGTGATATGGATGGCTCAAATGCGGGGCATATGACGGCCAGGGAGGCTGGGATGTTAGCAGAAAGGGCAGATGTACAGCTATTGCTGTTAACTCATCTCCCTCATTATGGAGATCTTGATCAACTGAAAAAAGAGGCCTCAGAGGTATTCAAAAGGGAAATAGCTTTGGCGAAAACAAATCTTGAATTCCAATTATAA
- a CDS encoding lipoate--protein ligase, whose protein sequence is MLFIDNKGITDPRINLAIEEFALKHLNIDETYLLFYINRPSIIIGRNQNTIEEINADYVDGNGITVVRRLSGGGAVYHDLGNLNFSFITKDDGDSFHNFKKFTQPVVETLEKLGIQAELSGRNDILAEGKKISGNAMFSTKGRMFSHGTLLFQSEMDHIVSALKVKKDKIESKGIKSIRSRVGNIADFLKEPMSVEEFRSFLLQNIFKESGEVTEYVLTEEDWTQIHKISEERYQSWEWNYGKSPKFNLQNSHRFPVGSVDIRLEVNKGIIENCKIYGDFFGVGEVADIELKLTGIRYEKDAISNALDQIDVQHYFGNVTKEEILTLIY, encoded by the coding sequence GTGCTTTTTATTGATAATAAGGGAATTACGGATCCGAGAATTAACCTTGCCATTGAAGAATTTGCTCTTAAACATTTAAATATAGATGAAACCTATCTTCTATTCTACATTAATCGTCCTTCGATCATCATTGGCAGAAATCAAAATACGATCGAAGAAATCAATGCCGACTACGTAGATGGAAATGGCATAACTGTGGTTCGAAGGCTTTCCGGTGGCGGAGCGGTTTATCATGACCTGGGAAATCTCAACTTCAGTTTCATCACGAAAGATGACGGTGATAGTTTCCATAATTTCAAGAAATTCACCCAGCCTGTCGTGGAAACCCTCGAGAAACTGGGAATTCAGGCTGAATTGAGCGGCCGTAATGACATCCTGGCTGAAGGAAAGAAAATTTCGGGGAACGCGATGTTTTCGACGAAGGGCAGAATGTTCAGTCATGGAACATTGTTGTTTCAATCCGAAATGGACCATATTGTATCCGCTTTAAAAGTGAAAAAAGATAAAATTGAATCTAAAGGAATTAAATCGATAAGAAGCCGAGTCGGAAATATTGCCGATTTCCTAAAAGAACCAATGTCTGTCGAGGAATTCCGTTCTTTCCTTCTGCAAAATATATTCAAGGAGAGCGGTGAGGTCACTGAATATGTATTGACGGAGGAAGATTGGACGCAAATCCACAAGATTTCTGAAGAAAGATATCAAAGCTGGGAATGGAATTATGGAAAATCGCCTAAGTTCAATTTGCAGAATTCGCACAGGTTTCCGGTAGGGTCAGTGGATATTCGTCTGGAAGTGAACAAGGGGATCATCGAAAATTGTAAAATCTACGGTGACTTCTTTGGGGTCGGGGAGGTTGCGGATATAGAATTAAAACTTACTGGAATACGCTATGAAAAAGACGCTATCAGCAATGCCTTAGATCAGATAGACGTTCAACATTATTTTGGCAATGTAACGAAAGAGG